A section of the Gallus gallus isolate bGalGal1 chromosome 4, bGalGal1.mat.broiler.GRCg7b, whole genome shotgun sequence genome encodes:
- the LOC121110622 gene encoding rho GTPase-activating protein 32-like, whose product MRHLACLAGSCSATKMPAKNLAIVWAPNLFRSQQNESACASGRAACMEMQRQSDVVEFIISHTDVLFCSTSGIGDGAGHSSPSGPKSAEVSSPDTRLLTVEEAQAQRRGHSSSPTLTHSRDIEVEEGPAAAGGKFHTVIDFPSERPSPPSKMKESAAGCWCSCFSLREPSSVAKRQLQHHAREPSETEVVVLAGESSPCQPRRAPASCDDALCASINGELLGSTNRCSSSDCLDDNSDGQKELIQVQALISPSSAEDTDLILPEITVTSLDCDPASLQCSPTQAQPVHPNSSTSMQDQVSVSEEEPSLVEGDLESELQSQAPGSSTSSEPLSP is encoded by the exons atgagacacttggcttgtctcgctgggagctgctctgccacaaagatgcccgctaagaacttagcgattgtgtgggctcccaacctcttcag atcccagcagaacgagtcTGCCTGCGCCAGTGGACGAGCTGCCTGCATGGAaatgcagaggcagtcggatgtggtaGAGTTCATCATCAGCCACAcagacgtcctcttctgctccacatcaggcatcggagatggagcag ggcacagttctccatcagggcccaagtctgCGGAGGTGTCTTCTCCCGACACCAGGCTGCTCACtgtggaggaggcacaggcacagaggcgaggccacagcagctctcccacacTGACGCACAGCAGGGACAtcgaagtggaagaaggccccgcagctgcaggGGGtaaattccacacagtcatcgactttccgtctgaaag accaagtccacccagcaaGATGAAGGAATCAGCAGCTGGctgttggtgttcctgcttcagcctTAGagaaccatcctctgtggccaaacgccaactgcagcaccatgccagggagccctcagaaacagaggtggtggtcctggcag gtgaatcgAGCCCTTGTCAACCCAGAAGAGCCCCAGCAAGTTGCGATGatgcactgtgtgcttccatcaaTGGAGAGCTcctaggaagcacaaatcgctgcagTTCCAGTGACTGCCTTGATGACAACAGCGatgggcagaaggagctcatCCAAGTTCAAGCTCTCatttctcccagctctgctgaagaCACTGACCTGATCCTGCCAGAAATAACAGTCACCAGCCTGGATTGTGACCCGGCgtcattgcagtgcagccccacCCAAGCACAGCCCGTGCACCCCAACAGCAGTACCTCCATGCAGGATCAGGTCAGCGTCAGcgaggaggagccgagccttgTGGAGGGGGACTTAGAATcggagctccagtcccaggcaccgggcagcagcacgagctctgagcccctctctccttaa
- the LOC121113243 gene encoding rho GTPase-activating protein 33-like has translation MGIASSEISCGPDLAWMEVLQSCAEFIEQHGVVQGIYRLSGVASRIQKLRHEFESEQIPELTVRDVHSVSSLCKMYFRELPTPLLTEQLYGKFSDAVCAATDEERLLRMQDVIQQLPWLLAPWG, from the exons atgggcatcgcgagcagcgagatcagctGTGGGCCTGACCTGGCATGGATGGAG gtcctgcagagctgcgctgagttcattgagcagcacggcgtggtgcaggggatctaccgcctgtccggcgtggcgtccagGATCCAGAAGCTACG CCATGAATTTGAGTCtgagcagattccggagctaACCGTCCGTGAcgttcacagcgtgagctccctgtgcaagatgtacttcagggagctcccgaccCCTCTGCTGACCGAGCAGCTgtatggcaagttctcg gatgctgtttgtgccgctacagatgaggagcggttgctcagaATGCAGGAcgtcatccagcagctgccc tggttgctGGCTCCGTGGGGTTGA